In Topomyia yanbarensis strain Yona2022 chromosome 2, ASM3024719v1, whole genome shotgun sequence, one DNA window encodes the following:
- the LOC131680270 gene encoding uncharacterized protein LOC131680270, protein MAMAQLTFDQASELIQGWYFDMSVEFLADDELNYELTARSVSLSIGLDRSRKRKWLRDQLKVERDDQSGKCPRRVVGDPTVEVEVCTYKFAELKGCLEQEDLEEKKVCFTRMVHVGMRLVTVLRDSRGSPNLHSQLQNTVVELAEIIDNFFRGTASSSQGDQQEGNDLLALLDADKADENPRPRVSVLSQDDIDWIHSLQARITDLEADLARRKEVKDAVTQTLPDHAQFTSYSQHPDTNFRTFQNYNFPPIKPSNSFDTSSSYHNFRNIPDRTLYSNNIPVPNNTYNIPYHPTGISNPTGANPEMYNHALAIPSFPKRNSPPMYSGVIHNPYPAPYHNRHTLPVSKWNITKYSGDDQGLKLNEFLEIVQALSQAEHVSEVELFESAVHLFVGSALKWYMAQRTTGRLMNWQHLVFELKRTYMHPDLDALIKMKIYQRRQQKHESFHEYYFEIEKLFRTMSVQIPDYEKVQILQQNMRLDYKRQMTFIPIVDLETLVAAGQKLDALNFSAYNKVFGTDRNVQVVESSENNSKKKNKNQSQTQQVIDQTAAVSQVNQNRNNSHTSTNSSRPNQLPNKNNQSLPNTQTSQNSSQNTARPDPVAVPSGFNSRPQFTLEELINTHIPPPANTCYNCGRIGHHVAMCRQPRGIFCNTQRVSPDRLQRTPPPYWVQATRDIYAESTEILQITYPVPHDNRPYAHVKIYGYPVRALLDSGSNHTLISESLFSKLKFKKLHRPSKNVILRSASGDELQIKGQAHLPFAFQGCVKTVPTLVVANLSIDCICGMDFWRKFKIQPAMQNCGGIESTASVSITKHPSSENILTDDEIMVIENIKKLFLPAQEGKLTLTNRAQHRIVLGEEWKNKPPVRQFPYVMSPKTQDLVTVELQRLLGLGILERSNSDWSLNCVPVIKPNKVRLCLDARKINERTVRDAYPLPHPGRILGQLPKAKYLSTIDLSEAFLQVPLDQESRKYTDFCVQGKGLFQYTRMPFGLINSPATLARLMDNVLGHGMLEPYVFVYLDDIVVVTETFEHHERLLVEIARRLREANLSINLEKSKFGVSEIPFLGYLLNTDGLRANPEKVRPIVEYERPNTVTKLRRFLGMANYYRRFILDFSGVTAALTNLLQSKTKTIRWNDDAEQAFCEIKERLISSPVLGSPDFSKEFCIQTDASDVAVAGVLTQEQNGVERVISFYSHKLTTPQKNYHAAEKEALAAILAIDAFRGYIEGYHFTLITDSSALTHILSTKWKVGSRCSRWALNLQQFDMTVKHRKGKENVVPDALSRSIAAVQESSWYASMSDKVARRPDDFVDFKIDDGILFKFITVNGNPCDTRFEWKMIPPPTEVPNILRQYHDDCFHPGYDKTLARIRQRFYWPKMAVEIRRYVQQCGMCKEVKASSVPVAPAMGNMKIATRPWQIISADLIGPLPSR, encoded by the exons ATGGCAATGGCACAGCTCACATTCGATCAAGCTAGTGAGCTGATCCAAGGTTGGTATTTTGATATGAGTGTGGAGTTTTTAGCCGACGATGAACTGAATTATGAACTGACTGCCCGTTCTGTCAGTTTGTCTATCGGTCTCGATCGCTCACGAAAACGCAAGTGGCTGCGAGACCAGTTGAAGGTGGAAAGGGATGATCAGTCGGGAAAATGCCCACGAAGAGTAGTGGGTGATCCTACTGTGGAAGTCGAGGTTTGTACGTATAAGTTTGCTGAGTTAAAAGGTTGTTTGGAACAGGAGGATTTAGAGGAAAAGAAGGTTTGTTTTACTAGAATGGTACATGTCGGTATGCGTTTAGTGACTGTGTTAAGAGACTCGCGGGGGTCGCCTAACCTGCACAGTCAGTTGCAAAATACGGTAGTTGAGTTAGCGGAGATTATTGATAATTTCTTTCGGGGTACTGCTTCGTCTTCACAGGGGGATCAGCAAGAGGGAAATGATCTTTTAGCTCTGTTGGATGCAGACAAAGCAGATGAAAATCCTAGACCGAGAGTTTCCGTTCTCAGTCAGGATGACATTGATTGGATCCATTCGTTGCAAGCGAGAATTACGGACCTTGAAGCCGATTTAGCTCGACGAAAAGAAGTAAAAGATGCTGTAACTCAAACTCTTCCCGATCATGCTCAATTTACTTCATATTCACAACATCCCGATACAAATTtcagaacatttcaaaactataattttccgCCTATAAAGCCTTCCAATTCATTCGATACTTCATCTAGTTACCATAATTTTCGAAATATCCCAGATCGTACATTATATTCTAACAATATACCAGTTCCCAACAATACATACAATATTCCCTATCATCCGACGGGAATTTCTAATCCTACTGGAGCAAATCCCGAAATGTACAACCATGCTTTAGCTATCCCATCTTTCCCTAAACGAAATTCACCTCCCATGTATAGTGGTGTTATACACAATCCGTACCCCGCACCGTACCACAACCGTCACACTCTTCCTGTGTCCAAATGGAACATCACTAAATACAGTGGTGACGATCAAGGGCTGAAGTTAAATGAGTTTCTGGAAATTGTACAGGCTTTATCCCAAGCTGAGCATGTGTCGGAGGTCGAGCTTTTCGAGTCGGCTGTGCATTTGTTTGTTGGTTCAGCGCTCAAGTGGTATATGGCACAAAGAACCACTGGTAGATTGATGAATTGGCAGCATTTGGTTTTTGAATTAAAACGCACCTACATGCACCCTGATTTGGACGCGTtgatcaaaatgaaaatttaccagCGTCGTCAACAAAAACATGAATCTTTCCACGAGTACTATTTCGAAATCGAGAAACTGTTCAGAACCATGAGTGTTCAGATTCCCGATTACGAAAAAGTACAGATTCTACAGCAGAATATGCGACTAGACTACAAGCGACAAATGACATTTATTCCGATAGTCGACCTTGAAACACTTGTTGCTGCTGGACAGAAATTAGATGCATTAAATTTCTCGGCATACAACAAGGTTTTCGGGACGGACAGGAATGTCCAAGTGGTCGAAAGCTCTGAAAAcaattcgaagaaaaaaaacaagaaccAATCCCAGACTCAACAGGTGATAGATCAAACCGCAGCAGTGTCTCAGGtcaaccaaaatagaaacaattcaCACACATCCACTAATTCGTCTCGTCCCAATCAACTTCCCAACAAAAACAACCAATCCTTACCGAACACCCAAACGAGTCAAAATTCGTCTCAAAATACCGCCCGACCAGACCCGGTCGCGGTGCCATCTGGGTTCAATTCTCGTCCACAGTTCACGTTGGAAGAATTGATAAACACGCACATTCCCCCACCGGCCAATACCTGTTACAATTGCGGGAGGATTGGTCATCACGTAGCGATGTGTAGACAGCCCCGGGGCATATTTTGCA ACACCCAACGCGTAAGTCCAGACCGTCTTCAACGTACGCCTCCCCCTTACTGGGTACAGGCCACCAGAGATATTTACGCTGAATCTACAGAAATTCTTCAAATTACCTACCCTGTCCCCCACGATAACCGACCGTACGCACACGTAAAGATTTACGGTTACCCGGTACGGGCTCTCTTGGACAGCGGTAGCAATCACACGCTTATCAGCGAATCTCTTTTCTctaaattaaaattcaaaaagttgCATCGCCCTTCCAAAAACGTGATTCTACGGTCTGCAAGTGGAGACGAACTGCAAATTAAAGGTCAGGCTCATCTTCCATTTGCCTTCCAAGGATGTGTAAAAACAGTTCCTACTTTGGTAGTTGCAAATCTGTCCATAGATTGCATCTGCGGAATGGACTTTTGgaggaaattcaaaattcagccCGCAATGCAAAATTGTGGAGGAATTGAGTCCACTGCATCGGTATCTATCACCAAACACCCTAGTTCTGAAAACATTCTCACCGACGATGAAATCATGGttattgaaaacataaaaaaacttttccttcctGCTCAAGAAGGGAAATTGACCCTGACCAACCGAGCTCAGCATCGCATCGTGTTGGGAGAGGAATGGAAAAATAAACCACCAGTCCGCCAGTTTCCATACGTGATGTCTCCGAAGACGCAGGATCTGGTAACCGTCGAGCTGCAACGACTGTTGGGTTTAGGGATTTTGGAACGGAGCAactcggattggtcgcttaactGCGTGCCGGTCATCAAGCCCAACAAAGTTCGGCTCTGTTTGGACGCGCGCAAGATTAACGAGCGGACTGTTCGGGATGCTTATCCGTTGCCTCATCCCGGTCGAATTTTAGGTCAACTTCCCAAGGCTAAATACCTGTCCACGATAGACCTGTCTGAAGCGTTTCTCCAGGTTCCATTGGACCAAGAATCGCGGAAGTACACGGACTTTTGTGTACAGGGCAAAGGGCTATTCCAATACACACGGATGCCTTTTGGATTGATCAACAGTCCTGCTACGTTAGCACGACTGATGGACAATGTCCTGGGCCACGGGATGCTTGAACCGTACGTCTTCGTCTATCTCGACGACATTGTTGTGGTGACGGAGACATTCGAACACCATGAACGCCTTCTAGTGGAGATTGCACGTCGCTTAAGGGAAGCAAACCTAAGCATAAACCTCGAAAAGTCTAAGTTTGGAGTGTCTGAGATTCCCTTCCTGGGATATCTCCTTAATACAGACGGTCTTCGAGCCAACCCGGAAAAAGTTCGTCCTATTGTCGAATACGAACGGCCCAATACCGTAACAAAACTAAGGAGATTCCTAGGAATGGCTAATTACTATCGGCGCTTCATCTTAGACTTTAGCGGGGTGACCGCTGCACTCACAAACCTTCTGCAAAGCAAAACGAAAACCATCCGTTGGAACGATGACGCCGAACAGGCATTTTGCGAAATCAAAGAGCGGCTGATATCTTCACCAGTCTTGGGCAGTCCTGATTTCAGCAAGGAGTTCTGTATCCAAACGGATGCTAGTGACGTGGCGGTAGCTGGGGTTCTCACACAAGAACAGAATGGGGTAGAGCGGGTCATTTCATTCTACTCCCATAAACTGACAACGCCCCAGAAGAACTACCATGCCGCAGAAAAGGAAGCGCTTGCAGCCATTCTCGCCATCGATGCATTCCGTGGGTATATTGAGGGTTACCACTTCACCCTAATAACCGATTCTTCCGCGCTGACCCATATACTCAGTACAAAATGGAAGGTCGGGTCACGATGCAGCCGATGGGCGTTGAATCTGCAGCAATTCGATATGACCGTCAAGCATCGCAAGGGCAAGGAGAACGTGGTTCCGGACGCCCTCTCGCGAAGCATCGCAGCTGTTCAAGAATCGTCGTGGTACGCGTCAATGTCCGACAAAGTGGCTCGCCGGCCCGATGATTTTGTAGACTTCAAGATCGACGATGGTATCCTCTTCAAGTTTATCACCGTGAACGGTAATCCCTGTGACACTCGCTTCGAGTGGAAAATGATTCCCCCGCCCACCGAAGTTCCAAATATTCTTCGACAGTACCACGACGATTGCTTTCATCCAGGCTATGACAAAACCCTTGCACGGATCCGTCAAAGATTCTACTGGCCTAAGATGGCAGTTGAAATACGGCGGTACGTTCAACAGTGTGGAATGTGCAAGGAAGTCAAAGCTTCTTCCGTCCCTGTTGCACCTGCCATGGGAAACATGAAAATTGCCACCCGCCCTTGGCAAATCATATCAGCGGATTTAATTGGCCCTCTCCCGTCGCGGTAG